One Exiguobacterium sp. BMC-KP genomic window, ATCGTGTCCACTGATGATTTCTGCCCCTCGTAATAAAAGTCCATATCCTTCCCCTTCATGCCCACAGACGACATTCATGCAGTGATGCATACCATATGTGAAATAAACATACAGATGTCCTGGTGGACCGAACATCGGTGCTGTCCGTTTCGTAGGTTTACCGGAAAACGAGTGCGCTGCTTGATCGTGAGGGCCAAGATACGCTTCGACTTCGACGATTCGCATCGTCACCTCATCAACCGTGATCTGTGTCCCTAAGAAATCTGGTCCGACTTCAACGGGTGAGCGTTCAAAAAACTGTCGTTCCATTCGTACTTCCTCCTCTATGAAACAAGCGAATCTTCCTATACTGGAAGATTCGCTTGTCGTAGTTTACGATTGTTTAACTGCTGTCCGAATCGAAAGATCGTTCAATTGAGCATCCGAAACCGGGCTCGGTGCTGCCGTCAACAGATCACTTGCTGATGCTGTTTTCGGGAACGCGATCGTATCGCGTAAGTTCGAACGTCCTGCGAGCAACATGACGAGACGATCGAGTCCAAGTGCGATACCTGCATGTGGTGGAGTTCCGTATTCGAATGCCTCCATCAAGAAGCCGAACTGCTCGTTTGCTTCTTCTTCTGTGAAGCCAAGCAATTTGAACATCCGCTCTTGGATATCCCGTTCGTAAATCCGTTGTGATCCACCGCCAAGCTCATAACCGTTCAAGACGAGGTCATAAGCGACTGCGAGGACTTTTCCAGGATCCGTCTCGAGTAATTCAAGATCTTCACGACGCGGCATCGTGAACGGGTGGTGGTTCGCGTAGAAACGACCATCCTCTTCTTCGTATGTGACGAGTGGGAAGTCCGTCACCCAGAGGAAGTTGAAGACCGACTCATCGATCAAGTCAAGTTCCTTCGCTAACTTCTGACGGAGGGCTCCTAAGCTGTCTGCTACGATCGATGCTTTGGCTGCGACGAATAATAACAAGTCGCCTGCTTCTGCATCGGTCGCCGCTGTCAGACGCGCCGTTGCTTCTTCGTCGAAGAATTTCGCGATTGGACCGTTCAATCCATCAGCTGTCACTTTGACCCAAGCGAGACCTTTCGCGCCATAAATCGCCGTGAATTCTTGTAACTTATCAATGTCTTTACGTGAGAAACGCTCAGCTGCACCTTTGACGTTCAACGCCTTAACTTCGCCACCTGCTTCAAGTGCCATATCGAATACTTTGAATCCTGCACCTTTTACCGCTTCCGCAACATCGATCAATTCGAGACCAAAGCGTGTATCTGGTTTATCCGAGCCATAACGACTCATTGCTTCTGCATATGGCATGCGTGGGAATGGTGTCACGATCTCTTTGCCAAGCGTTTCTTTCATGACACGTGTCATCATCGACTCCATCATCGCATACAAGTCTTCGATGTCCATGAAGCTCGTCTCGATATCGACTTGCGTGAATTCCGGTTGACGGTCTGCTCGTAAGTCTTCGTCACGGAAACAACGCGCAATTTGGAAGTAGCGCTCAAAACCAGACACCATCAGCAATTGTTTGAACAATTGTGGGGATTGTGGCAAGGCATAAAATTCACCTGGGTGAACACGACTTGGGACGAGATAGTCACGTGCGCCTTCTGGTGTTGATTTTGTTAAGATCGGCGTCTCCACTTCAAGGAAGTCCTGTTCATCGAGGAAATTCCGCATGATGTTCGATGCTTTCGAACGAAGACGGAATGTCTCTTGAAGCGATGGACGACGTAAGTCGAGGTAACGGTATTTGAGACGTAAATCTTCTGACGTCTGCTCCGCTTCTTCACTGATCGGGAATGGTGTCATCTTCGCTGCGTTTAAAATGACAACTTCGTCTGCGACGACTTCGACTTGCCCAGTTGGGATGTTCGGGTTTGGATTCTCACGTGCGATGACGTGTCCTTTAATGTCAAGGACATACTCCGAACGAATCGATTCAGCAAGACGGTGTGCCTGCTCGTTTTCCGGTTGGAAGACGATTTGGACGATACCACTCCGGTCACGGAGATCAAGGAAGATCAAACCTCCTAAGTCACGTCGTTTTTGAACCCATCCTTTAAGTTGAACGTGTTGTCCGATGACGTCTTCCGTCACCTGACCGTTCATATGCGTGCGTCCGATCATTGTGCTTCCTCCTTTAATTTCGCGACGATCGTATCAGCGACTGCTGATAACGGAACGTCCGTCTGTTCCCCTGTAGCCATGTTCTTGAGTGCCGCTGCGCCACGCTCGACTTCTTCATCCCCTAGGATGACCGTGTAGCGTGCCTTTAAGCGATCGGCTGCTTTGAATTGTCCTTTGAATTTCCGACCAAGATAATCCCGATCGGCGACAAGTCCTTCAAGACGCATCAGTTGTAAGAGACGTGTTGCCGTCTTTTCGACTTCGTCACTACCTTGCGCAACAATGAAGACATCGATTTGATCGTCAACGACTGGTAAGACGTTCTCATTTTCAAGTGCCATCAAGAGGCGCTCGATGCCGATTCCGAATCCAATCCCTGGTGTTGCCGGTCCACCGATTTGTTCGACGAGACCATTGTAACGTCCACCGCCACAGAGTGTCGTGATTGCACCGAAACCTTCTGCTTCCGACATGATCTCAAACGCCGTGTGATTGTAATAGTCGAGTCCGCGGACAAGTGTTGGATCAACGACATACTCGATACCGAGTGCGTCAAGGTGAAGTAAGACTTCATCGAAGTAGGCTTTTGATGCTGGATTTAAGTAATCGAGAATCGATGGTGCCGTCGCCATGCTCGGGTGATCGCGGTCGACCTTACAGTCGAGGACACGAAGTGGATTCGTTTCGAGTCGGTTCTGGCAGTCCTGACATAACTCGTGAACGACTGGTTTGAAGTGGTCAACGAGTGCTGCCCGGTGCGCCGCGCGACTTTCGTGATCACCGAGTGTATTGATGACAAGCTTAAGGTGCTTCAATCCGAAAGAACGATAAATGCTCATTGCGAGACTGATTACTTCCGCATCGATTGCCGGTTGTTCACTTCCGAGTGCTTCGACTCCGTATTGGTGCAACTGACGGAAACGACCTGCTTGCGGACGTTCATAACGGAACATCGGTCCGATATAGAACAATTTCGTCGGTTGGTTCGGTGAACCGAACAATTTGTTCGTCACGAATGAACGAACGACAGCAGCCGTTCCTTCTGGACGTAACGTCAACTGATCTTTCCCCCGTTTCTCAAGCATGAACATCTCTTTTTGGACGATATCCGTCGTCTCACCGACGCCACGTTTGAAGAGTTCTGTCTCCTCAAAAATCGGCGTCCGGATTTCCTTATAGTTATAACGCTTACTGATTTCACGTAATTGTTGTTCGATGTACTGCCAACGTTCGACTGTTCCTGGAAGGACATCAAACGTACCGCGTGGTAATTTCATCTCAAATTCCTCCTTTTTTGAATACAAAAAAGTCCTCGTCCGCAAAGGGACGAGAACTTGAAGATCCCGTGGTACCACCCTGGTTGTCAAATCACATTTGACCACTCGGTGCAGTTAACGCCTGCGTACGACCTTCCCTACTACCGGTTCAGGAAGATACCTCGGAAGGGTCTTTCATCGAGTTCGTCTGTTCGCCCTTCCAGCCAAGGGGCGACTCTCTAAGCAGACGAGGTCTTGATTACTCCTCTTCGTCTTCGGTCGTATGAATCATTTGGTTACGTTTAATATTGCCTCGTCTCTCGGTTCCTGTCAAGCGTTTGCTTCTTTTTCAAGAATCAATGTCACCGGTCCATCATTGACGAGCGCAATATCCATCATCGCTCCGAATTGTCCTGTTTCGACCGTCAGTCCTTGCGAACGAAGGCGTTCATTGAACGCTTCATACAATTCATTAGCAACATCCGGCTTCGCCGCTTCCGTGAAGGCAGGACGACGACCTTTTTTGACGTCACCATACAACGTGAACTGCGAGACGGATAAAATCTGACCATCGACATCTTGCAATGAGCGGTTCATCCGTTCTTCCTCATCTTCAAATACGCGGAGTCCAGCAATTTTATCAGCTAACCAGTTCACTTGTTCGATCGTATCTTCATGCGTGACCCCGACGAGCAAGAGGAATCCCTGCTTGATCTGACCGATGACCTCCTGATCGACTGTGACACTTGCTTCTTTGACTCGTTGTAATACGACTCGCATGACTCATCCGCTCCTTACGTCATCATGACGCGATGTACAGCATACACGTCAGAGATTTGTTTGATCCGATCGACAACCTTCTGTAAATGATTGACGTTGTTGATTGCGATCGTCATCGTGATTTTTGCTTGCTTACTGTCGTCGCCTTTCCCGCTAACGGCAACGATATTCGTATTCGTCGCAGATACCGACTGCAGGACATCGTTTAATAATCCTGCCCGGTCGAATCCAGAGATTTCGATTTCAACATTATAGCTTTTGACTGCTTTGCCTTCATGTTCCCACTCGACTTCAAGCAGACGTTCCGGATTTTGTTCATGAATGACGTTCAAGCAATCGGTCCGGTGAATTGAGACACCACGTCCACGTGTGATATATCCAACGATATCGTCACCCGGAACCGGGTTACAACAGCGACTCATGCGAACGAGCATGTTATCGATCCCTTTAACGCGAACGCCTTCCGGATTTTCCTTCTTCGGACGATCGAACGTTTTCATCTCACTGATTGCTTCGTTGAGTTCAAGATTTTTAGATTCTTTGTCTTTGCGTAATTTTTCCGTCAATTTATGCGCGACTTGTGCAGCAGTTAGACCATGATAGCCAACAGCAGCATACATATCTTCTTCTTGCGCGAAGTTGAACTTCCGCGTCACGTCTGCAAGTGTCTTCTCATTGATGACTTCTTTCGGCTCGAATCCAAGTTTCTTGACTTCCGCTTCAATCAGTTCCCGTCCTTTTGAGACATTCTCTTCCCGTTGCTGACGTTTGAACCATTGGCGAATCTTATTTTTCGCTTGACTCGACACACAGATTTTAAGCCAATCCTTACTAGGACCGTAGCTGTGCTTCGACGTGACGATTTCGATGATGTCACCTGTCTTCAGCTTATAATCGATTGGCACCATCCGACCGTTGACTTTCGCACCAATCGTCCGGTGACCGATTTCCGTGTGAATTCGGTAAGCATAATCAATCGGAACAGAGCCTTTCGGCAACTCGATGACGTCACCCTTTGGCGTAAAGACATATAACATGTCGCTAAAGAAATCGACTTTGACTGATTCCATGAACTCTTCAGCATCTGCTGTATCCTTCTGCAACTCAAGAATTTCGCGGAAATGGGCAATCTTATCCTCAAAGCCTGATTTTGCTTCCTGTTCCTTGCCTTCCTTATACGCCCAGTGAGCGGCA contains:
- a CDS encoding DNA-3-methyladenine glycosylase; amino-acid sequence: MERQFFERSPVEVGPDFLGTQITVDEVTMRIVEVEAYLGPHDQAAHSFSGKPTKRTAPMFGPPGHLYVYFTYGMHHCMNVVCGHEGEGYGLLLRGAEIISGHDLVAKRRFGCSYEELTNVQRRNLVNGPAKLCQGFDLTTADSGQDLYQSRFRLVADPVDSIVETTRIGIPNAGEATTYPWRFYVEASEGVSKR
- the aspS gene encoding aspartate--tRNA ligase encodes the protein MIGRTHMNGQVTEDVIGQHVQLKGWVQKRRDLGGLIFLDLRDRSGIVQIVFQPENEQAHRLAESIRSEYVLDIKGHVIARENPNPNIPTGQVEVVADEVVILNAAKMTPFPISEEAEQTSEDLRLKYRYLDLRRPSLQETFRLRSKASNIMRNFLDEQDFLEVETPILTKSTPEGARDYLVPSRVHPGEFYALPQSPQLFKQLLMVSGFERYFQIARCFRDEDLRADRQPEFTQVDIETSFMDIEDLYAMMESMMTRVMKETLGKEIVTPFPRMPYAEAMSRYGSDKPDTRFGLELIDVAEAVKGAGFKVFDMALEAGGEVKALNVKGAAERFSRKDIDKLQEFTAIYGAKGLAWVKVTADGLNGPIAKFFDEEATARLTAATDAEAGDLLLFVAAKASIVADSLGALRQKLAKELDLIDESVFNFLWVTDFPLVTYEEEDGRFYANHHPFTMPRREDLELLETDPGKVLAVAYDLVLNGYELGGGSQRIYERDIQERMFKLLGFTEEEANEQFGFLMEAFEYGTPPHAGIALGLDRLVMLLAGRSNLRDTIAFPKTASASDLLTAAPSPVSDAQLNDLSIRTAVKQS
- a CDS encoding RelA/SpoT family protein, which produces MTNKQIVNVEDLLARCAEYMTQAEVKDIERAYQFAKDEHDGQFRRSGEPYIIHPVQVAGILVDIGLDATTIVAALLHDVVEDTDITLEELTERFGPDVAMLVDGVTKLGKIKYKSKREELAENHRKMFIAMAEDIRVILIKLADRLHNMRTLQHMVKEKQVQKAEETLEIFAPLAHRLGISTIKWELEDISLRYINPQQYYRIVSMMKQKRTEREALVSSVIEEVNEVLDDVQIAAEVDGRPKHIYSIYNKMQNSKKEFSEIYDLMAVRIIVDSIKDCYAVLGIIHTQYKPMPGRFKDYIAMPKPNMYQSLHTTVIGPKGEPLEVQIRTRDMHFIAEYGIAAHWAYKEGKEQEAKSGFEDKIAHFREILELQKDTADAEEFMESVKVDFFSDMLYVFTPKGDVIELPKGSVPIDYAYRIHTEIGHRTIGAKVNGRMVPIDYKLKTGDIIEIVTSKHSYGPSKDWLKICVSSQAKNKIRQWFKRQQREENVSKGRELIEAEVKKLGFEPKEVINEKTLADVTRKFNFAQEEDMYAAVGYHGLTAAQVAHKLTEKLRKDKESKNLELNEAISEMKTFDRPKKENPEGVRVKGIDNMLVRMSRCCNPVPGDDIVGYITRGRGVSIHRTDCLNVIHEQNPERLLEVEWEHEGKAVKSYNVEIEISGFDRAGLLNDVLQSVSATNTNIVAVSGKGDDSKQAKITMTIAINNVNHLQKVVDRIKQISDVYAVHRVMMT
- the hisS gene encoding histidine--tRNA ligase, with amino-acid sequence MKLPRGTFDVLPGTVERWQYIEQQLREISKRYNYKEIRTPIFEETELFKRGVGETTDIVQKEMFMLEKRGKDQLTLRPEGTAAVVRSFVTNKLFGSPNQPTKLFYIGPMFRYERPQAGRFRQLHQYGVEALGSEQPAIDAEVISLAMSIYRSFGLKHLKLVINTLGDHESRAAHRAALVDHFKPVVHELCQDCQNRLETNPLRVLDCKVDRDHPSMATAPSILDYLNPASKAYFDEVLLHLDALGIEYVVDPTLVRGLDYYNHTAFEIMSEAEGFGAITTLCGGGRYNGLVEQIGGPATPGIGFGIGIERLLMALENENVLPVVDDQIDVFIVAQGSDEVEKTATRLLQLMRLEGLVADRDYLGRKFKGQFKAADRLKARYTVILGDEEVERGAAALKNMATGEQTDVPLSAVADTIVAKLKEEAQ
- the dtd gene encoding D-aminoacyl-tRNA deacylase translates to MRVVLQRVKEASVTVDQEVIGQIKQGFLLLVGVTHEDTIEQVNWLADKIAGLRVFEDEEERMNRSLQDVDGQILSVSQFTLYGDVKKGRRPAFTEAAKPDVANELYEAFNERLRSQGLTVETGQFGAMMDIALVNDGPVTLILEKEANA